CCACCGTGGTGGACGCGGACACGGGGGCCGGCCATACCGTGGCGGAAGTGAAGCTGGCGGCGACCCAGGCCGGCCTCGCGTCTGCCGTCGGCGGGGCCGGCCTGGACCTCGGCACCGAAATTCTCTCGGGAGCGGCCAACGCCAAGCCGATCTGGATCGAGGTGAACGACGCCACCCATGCGGTCGGAACCGCAACGGAGCTGGCGGTCGTGATCGCCAACGTGCGGGAAACCGCGACGGCGTAAGCTCCGGCTCCGCTCAGCCCATGACCGTCCAGAAGTTCTTCGTCAACGACCTCAACGCCATCGTCGACGCGGTGCGGACGACCAGCGACGCGCTGCCCGAGCCCCTGGCGAAGCCGGGGATCGGCAACGCCGTCGGCATCGGTACCCGCAAGAAGACCGCCGGCATCGCCTCGCCGCTGACCGAACGGACGGCCCAGAACGCGAAAGGGGAGTCCTGGGCTGATCGCGAGTATTACCCGGCCCGTGACCTGGAAACCAAAGACGGCGCGTTCGTCATCAAGTACGCGGCGATCAAGACCCTGAAGTTCAAGGACGGCAACGGCGACGTGGTGGAGTTCCATTTTGCCGAGCCGGATCCGGACAAGCCGTTGGGAGTATGACCATGCAGCGAGACTGGGAGCTGATCCGGGACATTCTCACCCGCATCGAGGCCTTGCCCGATACCCGCAGCAAGCTGCTGGCACGCAATCTTCCCGAGTGGTCCGCGGAAGCCGTGAACTATCACTTGCGGCTGATGATTGAAGCGGGCTTGATCGAAGGGCATTGCACTTCGCAGCCCGGCGGGGGAATGGTTTGTTACGCGACGATGCTGACCTGGAAGGGCCACGAGTTCATGGATACCGTGCGGTCGGATACGGCCTGGAACCGAATCAAGGCCCGATTGGCGGAGAAATCCATCGACTTGTCGTTTGATGCCATCGTTGCAGCCGGACAGGCGGTGCTCGGGATGCTGGGAGGGTAGCAGGTGGCCGAAACGATCAAATTCCCAGGCTACCCGTTCGATCTCATACGGTTGGACGTTCAGCATCCCCATGGCATCGCCTGTCACGTCGACCACACGATACACGAGCCGGAGCTCGTCCGCCTGGTGCGGGGGGCCGACCGCAAATATTCGATGAAGCGCGGCAATCCCGACTGGGTGGGAGGGAACATTACATGGTTCGATGCCAAAGGGAACGTGCTGAGCTGGCAGGGGCCGTTCGGCCGGGCCTGCCCCCCGCGGCTGCTGACCGAAGTGCCATTCAATTACTGGGTCTACGACATTGACATCCCGAACTACACGAACCTGAAACTCATCCGCCCAGGCGGCACTCCAGTCGCATGGGCCACACGGATGCTGCGGCGCTTTTCGGGGGAAATCTGGCGGAACGGGAAGCTGTACGCGATTGCGCCCACCCATTGGGTGGTATTGGGCGCGGCGACTACCACGGCTGGCGGCGTGGATTACCTGGTCGCGGTGGTCACGCGCAGCGAATTCGGCATCGTGGGGTCGTATACGTCCGTCTGGCAGCAGAGCAACCCGGAGATTCTGTACGACCGGGTGTTGTATGTGAAAACCGCAGACCTGCCGGCGGCGCCCACCGGCACGAACGTGCCCTGGGTGGAGGCCGCACAGGAGACCTACGCGGCCCACCCCGGCGTGCTGCCGCGTATCGGGTGCTACGCGTTCAACCGGTCCGGCAACCGGGCCGCTTCGCTCATTCCGATGGACGGCTACCCGGATGACCGCGAACTGCGTAACGACCTGATTTCCAGGATAACGATAGCGCCCACGCCGGACGGTCTGTCAGCGACATTCGTCCTGCAGCCTCAAGCCGAAACCCAGATCATCGACACCATCGTCGAAACCGGCAACATCGACCAGGTTCCGGAAGGCACGCAAGAATATGACATGGCGACATGGAATACCTCGGCGACCTTCAGCGGATCCGTCAGCGGCGCAGCCAGCGCCGTGGTTGCCATCGATTACGACGGCGATACGGAGATCATCGCCACGGCTACGTTCGCTTACAGCGGGTCCGGCGGCGGATCGAGTCATAATTCCGGGGCCAACGGCGCCTTCCTCAGCTATGCCGAATCGGTCGCGAAGAATCAGTCGCGGAGCTTGACTCTGACGCTGGGCGCGACCCCGGTCGTTCTGCTGGACCAGTCGTACAGCGACGACTGGAATTATGCCAATAACGGAGAGAGCGGCGGCGTGAGCCGGACCGAGACGGCTCTGACCGGGATCGACCGCCTCCATTTTGCCTATCTGGATATCCGCAATGCCGTTGCGGTGACTTGGAAGGAGGCGGCCTCGGTGGTCGAGAATCGCTCCTATGCGGCAACCTACAGCAATGGAACTTGGACCAATACCGGGGCCTATACCCTCACCAGCAGCCTGGCCTATGAAATCGACATCGGGCAGTCCGCAGCCTATGCCGGTACCGACACACCCGAGAAGAACACGACCGGAACAGGGGCGGGGGTTGATTTCCGCGTCGGCGGAAAGGTACCACCCACCACGACGACATCAGTGCGAAATATTTCCATTCCCAACCTGTTCCGGCAGGATTTGATCCCGAACTTCGCCACGGAGGTCTCAGGGTTCTATATTTTCGACCTTCCGTCCATGCGCATCGCGGGAGACAAAGAAGGCGCGGTAGCCGCGTCGATGTACGAACGCCGCTACCTGCCGACCTGCTACTCGCTGGAAACCAGCGCCCCCTATACTCCGATCATCACAGCGCTGGAGAAAGCGATCGACCTGGTGGGATTTTCCGGGGGCGACATCGACGCGATTTATGCAGCCTACCAGGCCCAGCAATATCCACCGAACCCGAACAATCCCGATGATCCGAACAATACGGTGAACACGGCGATTGCATCGACGATGACGCCAAGATTTACGGTGTAACGACTGTCGTGATGTCGTCGTGCAACAGCCGGGGGTGGAGCGGTTTTATCTGGAACTGGGGACGATTTGAGGCAGATCAGATGGGAGCGGCTGGGAGGCATAGAGGAAGACCAGCGTGACCATAACGTGACGAAATCCAGGCACAGAGACACGATTTATGTCACGTAATGGCAAGTTTGCGCGGACAACATGCATCTAACAGATTGATTTTATTAAATGCGTGTTTTGGAGTGCTTTATTCACACGGAAGGGGTCGCAGGTTCAATCCCTGCACCGCCCACCATTTAAATCAATAGTTTGTCACTCATTTTGCGCATCCTGGAAACGGTCCATGTGTCCAGAATGTGCCCTGGTTTCCTCCAAAACCTGGACGGCTACTCGAAGATTGTCCGGCGCCAGATGGGTGTAAACCTTATCGGTCACCCGGATGTCACTGTGACGGAGTAGGGCGGACACTTCATGGATCGGCCGACCAGCCTGCACCAACCAGCTCCCGCAAGTCCGGCGTAGGTCGTGCACGTCCTCGATACCCGCTTTCCGAACAGCCAAAGCAAAACCTTTCTTGACGCTGGCGATCCGTGAGCCCTCTTTGTCACAGACCACCCATGGGCTGCCAGGGCAATATTGGGCCCGAAAGCTTGCCCGCCTGATCAAGGCTGCTCTTGCCTCGCGATTCAGAGGGACGCTTCCCGCTTTTCCGTTCTTCTGGTGTCGCCCTTCGAAGTAGATCAACCCACGGGCGAGGTCGACACGGCGCCATTCCAGGCCCAGCATTTCCCCCCGCCTCGTACCGGTGTTGAGCCAAAGCCGGATAAAATCCACCAGATGCGGGGCGCGAGTTGCTTCCTCGGCCGTACGGATCAAGGCAGCAGCTTCGGTTTTGCTCAACCAACGATTGGTCTGGCCGAGGCGCAACAGCTCAATTTCGCGCACGTCGTCCAGATAAACAGAGGAACGCATTGCCAAGCGCCAGACAGCATCGAAGCCACCGTAGTGAACCGCTGCGAAGGCCACATTCGGGGCTATGTGCACTTCCAAAAAATGTCTAGCCATTGGACGAACACACCTACCGGCTTGGTGAACCCCGGTTATCAAGCCGAAGTCTGGGCCTGTAACGCTACGGGCGCCTACGACTTCCGCTGCAACGCAGGAAACAACCCGGACTATCCTTCTCAGAGATAAAGAAGAAAGGAGCCACACCATGGGATTGTATGACCGGGACTGGTACCGCGAGTCCCAAAAGAAGAAGGTGGACTGGGAGAATGTGAGGAGTACCTACGAGCGAGGGATGCGGCGGCACCGGCGGGCAGGCCTAGGGGATTTCGCGATCGCAGTCGGTGTCCTCTTCGTGATGATCGGGCTTGTAAACATTGCCAAGTCGCCGAGAGAGTCCATGCAATCGCTGACGAGCTGGTTGAGACTGAAACCTCAACCGGTAGCGGCCGTTTCGCCCTCTGCTTCCAGGCCGAGCCCGACAATCCAACCGCAAGCCGCGGTGTCTCCATACCGGGAAAGATCGTGGTCGGAACGCGATCCGGCACCGCCTCAGGTAACGACGGTGATTCACAATCACATCTACGTTCAACAGGCGCCGCCTGCTCAAACGGCGACCGCTCCGGCGGAAAGCGAAACGCACCAACGGTATCTGGAGCTGAAGGCGAAGGAGGACCGTTGCCTTTACTGGAAAAAGCACTTGGCACGGTACGATCGGGAGCTTGCTAATACGAATATTGACCTGTATTGCAGGTGAAACGGGAACCCTAAGACGATAGCCTTGAGCAACACAGCAAAAGAAAAAAGCCTGCCATCTGAGACGAATCGCACAAAGGATGATAAAAATACATGGAAAACCTGCTTGTGATTCCGTAAATAATTATCGTGAGGAAATAAATATCGAAATTATTGATATAAGCTAAATCCTACTGCCTCAGCTAATCACACCCCAATCTTTAAGTTCTGGTAATCCACGTAACAACCAATAATCAAATTTATAAGGCACCACCTTGACGTCCGATCGAGGTAACGCTTTTTTTATTCTATACCTGATATTGCAAAGGGTTACACTGTCCGGGTCAACAATTATCCAGTGCGAGTTGCCAATGGGAAGATCGTCCTCAACTCTGTTAAGTGATCGAAGAATAAATTTATCGACCTCGCATTCAAACCTCATACCAACAACAATAAATTTCGTGTTCCAAACTATCCGGTCATAAGCATTTCTGGTTTCACATGTGGATGTTCGAACATTTACATTGTCTTTTGCTAGAATAAAATCACTTCTGTTACGGTTCGTTGTCAGTGTCTCAGCCGTGCCGTTCAAATGGTAAACGTGAGAGTTTGCTAACCATCTAGGTTTCGTTTGATATCGCATGGAAAGAATTTGACTCTGAAGCAGATAATCCCAGTTTGTTGTATAAAATTGATGTTGCCACAATTCTTTAGTGCTGGACGATAGTAGATCAAGGAAGCGCCTAATATCGCTCGTCTCTATGTGTGGCTCAGACATCTTATGACGGATCGTTTCCTTTATCCGATCAATCTGTTCATTGCGTGGAAGCCAGTCCCAAGCTGCCGGTACATCCCAGGTTAGACCACAGCCAATAGAAAGGCCTCGACCAAAAAACCAGTCAACTCTACGACCCATAACAGTGCCATCCAAATAATTGAATAGATTGATCAATATCGGTTCCTACCTGAAGAGGATGAATTCAAAATTTTCTCTTTCGTCCGGATCAACGATGCCGTCCTCAACAGCAGTTCTCCAAGCCTCATGGATATAATATAAATCCACAGTCATTGAGTTCAAGCTCCATAGAGCAACTGGAACAACTGCAACAACAACACCAGACTTTGAATCTGTAATCGAGACATTCATATATTTAATTCTCACTTTCTGTTTTGATATGCACATAGATATATAGAAATCCACCGCCTTTTTCAAGTCAGATCGTCTCCCAAACGAAAATTGGGTTATCGATTTGCGTAGGCAGATCATAAGATGAAGTGAGTTTCTTGAGATAATGTCCCGCACATAATACGCATGAGACCCGCGTAGCGTGCGCTGAAGGACTAAGCGGAACGTGCGCTAAAGCCCAGGCAGGATGGGCTGAGGCACGAAGCCCATCAATTACAGCGGACGCATCTACCGATTTCGACGCCAGTTTCCGGCCGGGCCGGGCGGAGTGACACGGGGGCTACGACCGGCGGCAGGGGCGTTCAAATTTCCGACTGCTCCCGGTTGGTTGACGCCCATGTCGCGATGGACGTTACCTGCCGGGCCGAGCGGGTTGACTCCCGCGCCTCGCCCCACCCCTGGGCCGCCCACGTTTCCGACAGCGCCGGTCTGGTTTATCCCCGCATCCCGATGGACATTGCCGACCGCGCCGGCCTGGTTTACGCCAGGGTCGCGTGCGTGAAGCGCGGCAGAATAATTGACGGCCGTGGCAGCCAGGATCAAGGCGATTTGATTGCGGTATTTCATCGATCCCTCCTTCCTCGGATAAGAGGATACCCCTATAGCCCACCCTCAGCGACTCAACGTCACCAAGGGTGTGCGGGCGTTGTAGACCGTGTTTTGGCCAGGGGTGCGTTCGGTAGCCCATGGCGTGGTGAATGGCATCGCGCTACCGTATTTCGGATTGCCAATTCCGGAGCGGGCTTTTTCCTCGCATTGTCAGCAACACTCGCTGCTCATGCTTCAGATGATTTTGAACCGTCCGTCCTTAGTTGGGGCGTTCACAAATTATCGCGACCTGCGGGAGACGGTCCGCTCATTCAGCGGCTGAAGATGACGGGCATTGTCGGAGTACAGTTGCTGGAATTGTTGAATCTGCGCTGCCGAAACTTCGACAGGATCACTTAGCACGTACCAGTTTATACCTTCGGAGCAGGGGGGCGTTGTGAGAGAACCGGCGTAGGTGTAAAAGCGGTTTAGTCGTAACGGTAAGAGCCATCTTGGATTTACGGAAACTCCGGTCGTGTTGGTGGTGTACTTGGTCTCCGGCGCATTGTCTAGGATGGATTGGAATGCGGGATTGTCGCGGCCTTCTTTCAACAACACACCGACTACAGCCGCTTTTCCGTTGGCCGCACCGTGAACGAAATGTATCTCCATTGGGAATTTCGTTTGCCCAATTACGTGTTCGCTTGGCGCATGAAAGTGATACTGCAATAGTTTGTATTCATCGTTGCCGATGAAAAGCTTGCCGCTCGGCGAATCAACCTTGATCGTGTGGCCATTATTTTCGACGACTAGCGGTGCCCACCTGTACCAAATGGTCAGCCCATTAACAAACTTCGCTTGAGCCGCGTCGGCCAAATTTACGGGAGACTGGGCACGGCCGATGCCGCAAACAGCGTAGGGATAGGGAGGTTTTACAGTGACTCCGTCATCTGTTATTTCGCCCCAGGAGTCTTGCTCCGTATAGCTCCAGGATGGCTCATAGCCTCCGCTGCCGAGTTCGGAGCTCCATGCGATACCCGGCAATACACTGAGTGTCAACGCACAAATTCGGGATAAGGTATTTTTATTCATTTTTGAGGCCCTGGGAGTAGTGAGATGAATCACCGGTTAGCAAGTATGGGTGCGACAGTAGTCCATCAGCCCCGGCTTAGGCTCGGCTGTGGCGCGTGGTTCACGGGCCTTCGCGACTGGGGACGGCGAAGGTGATGGTTGCGTCGCGGTACTTGGTTGAGGCAGGCTGGAAGGAGATTGTTGCGGCGCCGCAATGGCAGATACGCAGAACAGGGGGAAAAGACTGACAGCCCATCGTGGTCGGAACATGGAACTTCCTCCTGGTGACTAGCCTGCTTAGCGTGCGGTGAGCTATGAGGCGCACCGCGCAGGGAAGAGGATAACCCAACTGGCTCAGGCTTTGCGATTCAATGCGATTGGCGACTTTGGCGCCATTGAGATTGCCCGGCATTATCGTTCGATGCCCTGGCTAAGGTGGGTAAGGCGCCGATGGCATTGCCGGCTTTCTGTTCGGCCCGGCGCAGTTCGTAGGACTTTTGCAGGTTGAGCCAGAATTCGGCGCTGGTGCCGAAGGAGTGGCCGAGGCGAAGGGCGGTGTCTCCAGTGACGGCGTGCTGGCCGTTGAGGATCTAGGTGATCCGGTTGGTAGGCACCTGGACCGGGGGCTCGTGTCGTTCAAGGGGATGTCATAGCCCAGGCATAACCGTTACGATTAGCCATCATCGATCAATCGTTCGATTGCTGCCTCCCGAAGAGTTGCGAATGGCATCTGAGAAATCCCAAGTTCCTGATCCTGGCCCACTTCCCCCTGTGCCGCAATCCGGCTCCGGTCTTGGGGATGAAGAGACTCTGGAACCGCGCAAGCGGCGCACCAAGAAAACGGCGCATCCGCCACGCTGTTTCGTCGAGCCGAAGTTCAAACTGACCTTGCGTCTGCTCTATGGGACTGAAATTGCCTTCGGCCCCGGCAAGGCGGAGTTGCTGGAGGCGATCGAACAGACCGGCTCGATATCGGCCGCCGGCCGCAGCATGGATATGAGCTACCGGCGGGCGTGGCTGCTGGTGGACACCATGAACCGTTCTTTCCGCGAGCCGGTGGTAGACGCCTCCCGTGGTGGGCGGCATGGCGGAGGTGCTCACCTGACGCCTTTCGGCAAGGAGGTGCTGGAGCGCTACCGCGAGGTCCAGGGCGCGCTCCAGCAGGTCGCCGATACCTACCTGCGGCTGTTTCGTCCTTGCATGGCTACGACGCCGCCGATCGGCGACCCTGCCGAAATTCCCCATCCGGATTCCTGACGGCGCCAGGAGAGCGGCTCAGGGTTCCACTACCACCGATACGGCATCGCACACCAGTGGCGACTGGCCGGTCGGTTTGACGCAAACCCGGAGAGCGCCCTGGCTGGTGGTCTGCTTCCGGGTCGG
This portion of the Methylococcus mesophilus genome encodes:
- a CDS encoding winged helix-turn-helix domain-containing protein — protein: MASEKSQVPDPGPLPPVPQSGSGLGDEETLEPRKRRTKKTAHPPRCFVEPKFKLTLRLLYGTEIAFGPGKAELLEAIEQTGSISAAGRSMDMSYRRAWLLVDTMNRSFREPVVDASRGGRHGGGAHLTPFGKEVLERYREVQGALQQVADTYLRLFRPCMATTPPIGDPAEIPHPDS
- a CDS encoding site-specific integrase: MARHFLEVHIAPNVAFAAVHYGGFDAVWRLAMRSSVYLDDVREIELLRLGQTNRWLSKTEAAALIRTAEEATRAPHLVDFIRLWLNTGTRRGEMLGLEWRRVDLARGLIYFEGRHQKNGKAGSVPLNREARAALIRRASFRAQYCPGSPWVVCDKEGSRIASVKKGFALAVRKAGIEDVHDLRRTCGSWLVQAGRPIHEVSALLRHSDIRVTDKVYTHLAPDNLRVAVQVLEETRAHSGHMDRFQDAQNE
- a CDS encoding carbonic anhydrase produces the protein MNKNTLSRICALTLSVLPGIAWSSELGSGGYEPSWSYTEQDSWGEITDDGVTVKPPYPYAVCGIGRAQSPVNLADAAQAKFVNGLTIWYRWAPLVVENNGHTIKVDSPSGKLFIGNDEYKLLQYHFHAPSEHVIGQTKFPMEIHFVHGAANGKAAVVGVLLKEGRDNPAFQSILDNAPETKYTTNTTGVSVNPRWLLPLRLNRFYTYAGSLTTPPCSEGINWYVLSDPVEVSAAQIQQFQQLYSDNARHLQPLNERTVSRRSR
- a CDS encoding DUF2513 domain-containing protein; translation: MQRDWELIRDILTRIEALPDTRSKLLARNLPEWSAEAVNYHLRLMIEAGLIEGHCTSQPGGGMVCYATMLTWKGHEFMDTVRSDTAWNRIKARLAEKSIDLSFDAIVAAGQAVLGMLGG
- a CDS encoding HigA family addiction module antitoxin, which gives rise to MLNGQHAVTGDTALRLGHSFGTSAEFWLNLQKSYELRRAEQKAGNAIGALPTLARASNDNAGQSQWRQSRQSH